The following is a genomic window from Rutidosis leptorrhynchoides isolate AG116_Rl617_1_P2 chromosome 8, CSIRO_AGI_Rlap_v1, whole genome shotgun sequence.
aggccccgcacaatataaataataaaccacagTTCGCTACTCTGATCAGCTGATTTTGACgccctgcggcctaacgacaccgcacgaataaactcTATTTCAGACAAAATTTAGAAAAAAGGTGAATTCGAACAAAAATATATGAATTCGAATAAAACTGGATGAATTCGAACAATGTTGTCCTTGTTTAAACAAATTTCGTTCTACAATTTGTCCTACATTTCATGAtttcgaacaaaaaaaaaaggtGAGGTCGAAGAAAAAATGGGCAATTCGAACCAAAAAAGTAGAACCTCATGTAGAACGAGAATTGTTCGAACATACAAAATTGTTCAACTGTGCCTAAATATTGTTCGGCTACGAGTTCCCAGAATTCTCTCCAATTTCGAGTATGGAAAAGATCCAGAGCTAAGGGGGGTCTTGGGGATAAGGGtataagtgattttgtgatttttatatcatTAGTTCTCCAGCTTTGATTTTAAAAAAATCTGTTATCAATTTTCATTGTGTAGATTAAGAATTTTTTTTTAACTGCTTGTTAACATACATCTGATGTATGTTAATAGCTGTTCATACACAAGATGtatgataacaaaaaaaaaaaaaaaaaaaatgacttttgattaattAAAAACTGTGTTTAGgatttagtaattagggtttagaaattaaagtttagggtttagatttagggtttataatGAGTTTTTCCTAaatccaaaacactaaaccctaacccctaaccctaaactctaaatcgggctaaaattaaaaaaaaaaaaaaaaaaaaaaaaaaaaaaaaaaaaaactcaaaacatGTTAACATACATCAGATGTACGATAAGCTGctttcaaaatttaaaaaaaaaaaatttcttctgaatctacacaatgaatattattctcagaatttttttttttgaaaggcaagccccccaaagtgtagcaagtgagaattaaaatttttatttttttaatttggagctgtagaactaaagatataaaaaaacaaaaatcacttatccccttatctCCAAACTTGCGCTTATccattgatatcttttatatatatatatatatatatatatatatatatatatatatatatatatatatatatatatatatatatatatatatatatatatatatatatatatataggcaggttTAAACGAGAATCACACAAAAAACGAGAATctttaatttcatagtttttattcATTTATATACAACAAAATACATGAAAATATTAATTAGTGCTCATATCAttgacaaacatatgttcattaccataaattacatgttaaattgttaattatatgatatGTTCACATGTTTacaaaacaaatatgcacatgtgaatgaaaaactatatatttgattatataggtaaaatataagttttttcaaacttttttatgttcatttttactctccatcaacatttatgggtgattcaatCTACTCACATGTGAAAATCTATGTAAATAAAAAGTTCTCGCCGTTCTCACCACTTttctggttctcgtttgaacttttgaatatatatatatatatatatatatatatatatatatatatatatatatatatatatggagaagtTGATTTTTTGAAGCGAAGGAAAGTAAAACAttctttataaataatattattatatcattattgatTTATATTCCAACGCTGTATTtatatacaatttcataatatatgtgaaaaaaataatttttacaaacataaacatattttttttatcaaaatctaTAATAAGAATAACGTTATTTTTCACTAATATTTTTGAAAAATAAATAACATTATATGTAATGAATGTTATTGATTTTTCAAAAATGTTAACaattttaaataaatttatattattttaCCAATGGTCCCTATGGTTTGTTGTAAATTACGTCGCTCGTCCCTATCTCTTAAAAATTACATGATTCGTCCCTTTAGTTTTAAATATCAACGGCGCTGGTCCATGTGGTTTATTGTAAATTATGTCGCGCATCCCTATCTATTTAAAATTATATGGTTCGTCCCTATGGTTTTAAATATCAACGACGCTGGTCCatgtggattattattattattattattattattattattattattattattattactactactattattattatattattattatattattattgttgttatcgttgttgtgcattattattattattattattattattattattattattattattattattatttataattattattattattattattattattacataattctACTTGCAATCACTACCCCCATAATTTAactatttatttaaaatatttagaCTAATAGTGCAATAACTAAAAATTTACAATTGATTTACCAAAACTAACCATACTTAGGATTACATTAACTTGTAAAGATTTACACTAAAATACCGAGTATGTAATAAATAGATAAGATAGAACCGTAAATAatgaattaatatattaaaatacatttgTTGATCAGTAACGAGAATTATGTATCTATGTTGCAAGATTGTGAATTAAGAAAATAGAAAATTTCAAATTAATTGAAAATAAGAGATGCAATTAGAattatgtaataataacaataataataataataataataataataataataataataataataataatgcacaacaacaacaacaacaataataaaaataataataataataaaaataataataataataataataataataataataatattattattattattattattattattattattattattattattattaatccacaGAGACCAGCGTCGTTGATATTTAAAACCACAGGGACAAACCATGTAATTTAAAAAGATAGGGACGAGCGACGTAATTTACAATAAACCACAGGGACCAGCGCCGTTGATATTTAAAATCACAGGGACGAACCATGTAATTTTTAAGAGATAGGGACGAGCGACGTAATTTACAATAATCCACATGGACCATTAGTGTAATTTACTCTTTAATATTTTTCTGATAAATTTTTACTAATTTTTCATAGAGAAGAACATTATGTGTATATAATCTTTACTTTCTTTTCCCCAAAATTcactatgtataataataataataaaaagaaaaaacaattaaatgaattcggtgatttgatcaagataGATCTGGATCTATGACGCTCTCTCCTCTCTCAACTGTTCATCTTCTCTACGGCAACCCTAATTTGTTAATCTGGTAATCGATCTGTTTTCAAGCTCTTTGTTTCTGTTTTTCGTAATATTTCCATTTGATTCTTATTCACCATGTCTCACATACCGGTTTCACCCCTAACTCCTAAATCTCGTGTTAACATAAACCGTCCAAACTCTTCCTTCACTACTGGTAATCATCACATCAATTATAAGCCTATCAATGAAGGTGTTTGGGTTAAAGTTGATCATAGCAAGCATTCTCCTCCTAACAACCCAAACCCTAGTCGATACCCATCTCAGCAGGCGAACCCTAAAACAAAAACCTCTCAGTTTTCGTCAAAGTTGAATTCATCTTATAATCAAATCTATAACAATTTTAAATATCGTGAATCTGCCATTAATCTTGTCAAACGGTTCGGGAACCCTAGCTCTGATTCGGTTAAATCTAATACAAACCCAAACCCGATCCCAATTGATAAGTCAAGAATAACTTCTTACCTCTTCCATAACTTTCCTGACAATTGGTGCTCCATAGACTTCTGGGACATATTCAAAAGATATGGTAATATTCATGAAGTCTATATTCCTAAGAAGACACTGAAAAATGGAAGAAAGTTTGGTTTTGTTCGGTTCTTAGATGTCCCTCCATATCACAAAGAATCTCTCGCAAGAAGGCTTAGTCTTATAGTTGCAGGTGATAATCTTCTCAAAGTTTACTTGGCTCATGATTCTGAAAGAAAGAAACCTGATGCACATCCCAACAAATCGAATTCTGGTACAAGAAACAATGTCAAGTCAGCCTTTACTTCTCATGTGGATGACAGAAAATTCAAAGATGTGATCCTCAACAAGCCGGCCTCGAACGAAAGCATCCCTTCGATTAAGGTAAACTCTAATGATGAACTTATTCAAATACTTGGTCAAGCGGTAATTGCAAAGGTCAAAGACCTTGAATACTTGGAATATTTTAGCGAGATATGTGAAAGTGAAATCCTTAGTGGGTTTACTATCAAATATCTAGGCGGGCATGATCTAATGCTTATATTTGAGGAATCCAACCCGGCCCTTGATTTGATTAACAACTCGGATCACCCACTATGGAATTGGCTAGAGGATATTAATCCATGGGACCCTGAAATATATAAATCCTCCGGTAGACTCGCTTATATTAACATATTTGGGGTTCCCATTACTTGTTGGCTAGAATCCACCTTCATTGACATTGCCAAAAATTGGGGTGAAGTAATTGAAACGTTTAATTGCTCAATAACAAATGAGAACAATCAAGATTTATCTCACGGTTCGGTAATTGTCAAAACAAACAACTTCTCACCGATAAATGGACAAGCTATTATCAATCCCGGTGACATTAATCAGACTAAAGCATATATCATTGAGGTTCAAAACTTCTCTATGTTTAATCCATACGGTGATATTGATGACTCGTCAAATTGGGAAGCCGATAGCCTCTCGGATGGACATATCTCAGACGAAGAGTCACATTTAGATTGCGAAAACCGGGTTGAAGGAATTGATGAAAAGAACACCTACGCCAAAAACATTGGATTCACGCACCCACAAAGTGATAGTTCTCCGGCTAATCAAACATCTACCAACTCCTCAAAACGTATGAATACCCTTCATTTTGAAAACATAGCTCATAACCAATCTCGCCAGCCGCCTCAACTTCCAACCGATAATGACTCAAACGAACCACCACCCATCCCTGATTTCAACTCCAATATACCTTACACCACCTCCTCAAACCCATCGAAACTAAACACCACAAAGCCTACACCTTCTGTTACCCATACCCCTATATCTGATATAGCCGACACCAGCCCCAAAACAACAAAATTACCAGATACCCCCGAAACAGCCTGCTTCAGCCCAACTAACATGGACTCAAAAATTCCTGAAGCCCAAGTACCTGATACCCCCGAAACAGTCTGCATCAGCCCAACTACCATGGACTCAAAAATTCATGAAGCCCAAGTACACGCTGTCTCGGTTACTAGCCCAATACCCTCTAAGGATATTACGGGTAACGATATACCCAATGATTCCATACAGAATGATATAAATGAAACAGTAAACTCACTCAATAGTGACACACTCGAACATACTGAGCACTTAGCTGACCCCCACACTACTCAAAATCCAACCGACCCCACTCATGACTCACCCTTAAACTCTCATACCAAATCACCTTTAACCTTTATGCCCGCCCCAAATGCCACGCAACAAACAAATTCCGACCCTTTTAACCTTGAACCTCTACTATTTTCGGATATTACAATATCAAAAAAGAGGAAATTATCCAATACCACTGCCAAGCCTATTCCTAACCCAAAAAACACCCTACAAAAACCGGACATAAAACGACCTAGATCCAATATGCTTTATATGAAACACCTAGCAAGAAGTGGGCAAAAACTCAGAATTTCACATCTAGCTAAACGTAATAAATCCTCGTCTAATGGTGGAAGTAACACATCCGGCTACTCGAAGGGAGCTCACATAGACACGACGCGTAACAAAAAGAATAATAAATCAGGCTCCACCTCCAGCAAAAGTTTAGACACGTTTGAATTCGGGAAATGCATCGGGATTCGACGCAACCTCCAATGAATCCATCCTCCTTCACATCGATATTTGTAAGTCTTTTTCTCATGTGTACAATTTCTTTAAATATTCGGGGTATTGGACAAACGGGTAAAATAAGTTGGCTAAAACGTATCTGCAATAAAGAAAAACCAACGATTTTAGGTCTACAAGAAACCAAATGCGGACAAACAGGTGATAACACCATTGAATCTTTCTGGGGTAATTCTGATTTTAAATTCGTCCAAAAGGACTCGGTTGGTGCTTCCGGTGGTATCTTAACTATGTGGGATACTAATATCTTTTCGTTCAATTATGCGATTGAGGGCGAATTCTTCTTAGCAATACGCGGAACATGGGCAGGGCATGATTCTGAAATTGCTTTCATTAATGTATATGGTCCTCATTCTTCCTCAAAAAAACTAAGACTCTGGAACGAACTCTCATCTCTCATTAACTCTCTTAACATTCCACACATTGTCTTTGGTGACTTTAATGAAGTAAGAAACAAAACAGAACGCATGAATACAGATTGCAATCAACATTGGgcagataattttaataatttcataAATAACTCCGGATTAATTGATCTTCCATTAGGTGGAAAAAGATTCACAAGGATATGTGAGAAAACAATGAAATTCAGTAAACTTGACCGATTCCTTGTCTCTGATGGCATTTTCACCATCTGGCCCAATACATCCTCCAAAACTCTTGATCGTGATCTTTCCGATCACTGTCCTATCATTCTAAGAAATAACCTCCTCGATTCAGGCCCTAAACCAATACGTGTTTTTGACACATGGCTCGACCTTAAAGATGCCGACATTGTCATTGAAAGAGCCTGGTCGATTCCGACTACTGGTAATAGGCCAGACTGCATCTTCCGTAATAAATTAAAAAACGTAAAAATGGAGCTCAAAAAACATAGTATTCAACTTGATAACATTGACTCACAAATCCGAGATCATATATCTGAATGTAATAATTGGGAACAAACTGCCGAAACCAGACCATTATCTGAATCGGAAAAACAAAAATGGATCGATGAAAAAATGCAGCAAACTgtcaaagaaaaaaagaaaataaacatgcttaaacaaaaatccagaatcaaatgGGCGCTTGAAGGTGATGAAAAttcaaaatattttcacaattatatTAAAAAAAGAACAAGTAAAAACAACATCCACGGCCTGTCAATCAATGGAACATGGTCTGAAGATCCTAATCTaataaaacaagaagcatattcttACTTTAAAAACGTCTTCCTTTCCAAACATCTTCGTGACGAATGCCCCTTCGACAATGTACCACATCTCGATTACATCACCTCTTTAGACAATCAACTATTAGAAGCTAAATTTAATGAAACAGAAATATGGGAAGCCATAGGTAACTGTGATAGTTCCAAAGCTCCCGGCCCGGATGGCTTCAACATGAAATTCTTCAAAAAACATTGGGAACTGATAAAAAACGACCTAATTAATTGTTTAGATTGGTTCTGGACAAACGCGGAAATCTACAGAGGTTGTAATGCTTCCTTCTTCACCTTAATTCCGAAAAAATCTAATCCAATTGAACTAAATGAATATCGACCAATATGTCTAATAGGTAGCTATTATAAAATCCTCACCAAAATACTCTCCAATCGCCTTGCAAAGGTCATCCATAAAGTCATAGGATCTGAACAAACTGCTTTCCTCAAAGGCCGCAACATCCTTGATAGTGTCCTAATTGCAAACGAAATAATAGatgaattaaaacgtaaaaaacaaaaaggcctaatctttaaagttgattttgaaaaagcaTTCGATTGCATTGAATGGGACTTTCTATTTAAAACCATGCAATCTATGGGTTTTGGTTTAAAATGGATTGGTTTCATCCGGGCATGTCTTTCCTCATCGTCTATATCGGTCTTAATTAACGGGTCTCCCACCAAAGAATTCTCTCCCGAAAGGGGAATCCGACAAGGTGATCCCATATCGCCGTTCCTATTCATCATTGTTGCTGAAGGTCTTAACATACTTGTCAAAAGAGCATTAGCCAATGGTCATTTGCAAGGGTTAAAAATCGGACATGATAATCTCACTATCACACACCTTCAGTATGCAGACGATACAATCTTCTTCGGTGAGTGGTCTAAACGAAACGCAAAACACATCTCCAAACTCCTTAAGTGCTTTGAAAATATTTCGGGGCTCAAAGTTAATTTCCGCAAAAGCAAGCTCTACGGTATCGGTACCTCTTTGATCGAAACCGAGCAAATGGCTCAGTACATTAACTGCTCTGCTGGATCTACCCCTTTTACTTACCTCGGACTCCCTATCGGAGTCCCCACTTCACACTCTTCGTCTTGGCAACCAATCGTTGAAAAATTCGATAAAAGACTAACGGATTGGGCTGCCAAATCCATTTCATTCGGAGGCCGTCTTACGATAATCAAATCTATTCTAAGTAGTATCCCTTTATACTACTTCTCCTTATTCCACGCACCATCCGCTATCCTTAAGGTTCTCGAATCTAAAAGGCGGAAATTTTTCTGGGGAGGTTCTtcaaatgataataaaattaattggatTAAATGGGACCAAATAATCTTACCTTACGAATGCGGGGGCTTAAACGTGGGATCCCTTTTTGCTAAAAACATATCACTACTTTGTAAGTGGTGGTGGCGCTTTAAAAATGAAAACAACGCATTATGGGTAAAAATAATCAAAAGCATTTATgggccggggggggggggggggggggggggggttggatACTAACATCTTGtgcaggaacatttcaggtcgAACCATTTGGAAAGAAATTATCAAAGCCGGAAAAACTGCGGACAACGTAGGCACATCCTTCACTTCCTCAATTTCAAAGCGCATCGGGAATGGCACTTCAATTAGTTTTTGGAATGATATATGGATCGGAACTGAGAACTTAAAAACATCATTCCATAGATTATTCATGTTGGAATCCCAAAAAGAAGCAACCGTAGCTGAAAGAATACTGCGTAGTAATTCCACTTCGACTGGAAACTGGGACTGGTCCAGACCCCCTAGTGGCCGCGCATTGGATGAACTCACGGAACTTAATAATCTTATAACTTCTGTAAATATTTCAGATTGCCCAGACTCATGGAAATTCTCCCTCGACGCATCCGGAATCTTCACTACATCAACAATGTCAAATCTGATCAATACTCTGAAATTTGGTGCAAATTCAAGAAACCTGTCAATAACTCGCAACAAATACGTTCCACAAAAGGTCTTCATCTTCCTATGGAGGGTGACCCAGCAAAAAATCCCTGTTAGAAGTGAACTTGATAAAAAAGGAATTGACCTCGATACGATCTTATGTCCCTTATGCGAGCATCATATCGAAACCACTGAACATACATTGGTAAATTGTCAAAAAGTGTCTCCAATTTGGTCACAAATTCTCGACTGGTGGAATCAAAACAACGCATTTATATCTAACATCAACGAAGCCACCATCACCGATCAAGGCTTCACATATAACTCAACCGGTTCGTCCCTTTGGCAAGCTACTAAATGGATCACGTGTTACATTATATGGAAACACAGAAACCTGAAGATCTTTTCCGGAAAAATATGGAATCCCGCAGCAATAATTTCTGAAATACAAACCCAAAGTTTTAGTTGGATTTCaaaccgttcaaaaaaaaaaataccaatcgAGTGGCACCAATGGCTTCTCAACCCGTCATTCTAtgtatcatctccctcatctcgcACGGGTGTCGGTTAAAATGTAGATAGTTTTAATCAGGTAGTGTTCGTTATTCTAGTTAGCCTATGTGGGGTAGATTAAATGGGTTGGTTGTGTGTCAACTTTGTCGCCGCTTGATCGGCACGGTTGCGCCCTCCTCCCCCGCTTGAATACTCAAGTTCGTTCCCTCATAGTGTTAGCTTGTATACGTCATTCCAGATTCTCCAATTTAGTTTTATCTCATTCCACTTTTCCGACTGTTTCGATTGTCTATAGCAATGTATAGTAGCATATAGGGACTTGTAATACTATAAttcgagtaatattaataatattctttttgcttttcaaaaaaaaaatatatgtataataaaatataaaattaaaatataaaattaaatataaatatatagatgggggAACAAATGTAATGTAGCGTGGTGAAACATTTTAGAAAGCAGATAACCTGATTGGAGGGAATAGGATTCTTGTAAATATTGGGCCAGATGTCCATATGTGTTTAACTATTGAAATATTTAATGAATAAACACGTAACCCCATGGTCGCTATCGCTGGGTGCACCACTCTTTTATTTACAAATACTATTAGTCTATTTTAATACTCCGTATCATTTTTTCGCTAAATTTTTAAACTTACTGTATAGGGTACGAACTAAATTCTGTATGTACTGTATAAAATTTCCAGTTTACAGTAGACAGTTTGTTTTCTAAAGAAATTATCAGTTTTTGTAATCAATTCTACAAATAAAGTTGAAAAGTAGATTTTAGTATGATGTATGCTCACCAGACTCATGTTGAAGGGGAGAATTGGGAAACCCGTAATCGCAACGACCCAATTGCAAGACCGGCGCTCTACCAACTGAGCTATATCCCCCCGAGCCACTTTTTTCAACTGTAATTAACTGAATTTCAATTTCATTTAGTGACGGATTTGCTTTTATTTTAATCAACACACATAAAACACAAACGCTATGATATTGATTAGTGAATAGTGATATTGTTTGTCAAACTTCTAATTGTTATTTTGTCTTATTCCTATAAATAAGTTATAAGCATTGAGAACAATTAAATCGAAATACTTTATAGTgaatgtatttttattttatttttaaaaaagcaAGCTTTATTGATAAAAACAGAACCAAAGATACTTATTATTGTTCATATCCCGTACTAACAAGAATAATACGGATTGCTAATTTTCCTGTTAGTGATTTTAAATAAttgtttttaaaaagaaaaaaatatggaTTACTAATTCAAGAATGTGAAAATGTGGTTCAAAGTTGACACGGAGCAAGTATTCCTAGGTTTTATCACTGGCTGATTCCATGTAAAAAGGAATTAAACATTAAACAATGTTTGGTTTCTAGAGAGCTCCAAACTGTGTTCCACCAATTAAAAAATGAAGTATGATGACAACTAAAGATAAAGATGCTTAAAAAGTTGAAATCAATAATATTAAATACAAAAGTAGCTACATTTGAAAATGGCTATTTTTGTTTTTTGGAGAATAGTTTTGTATTCATGTCTTTCTATAAATAACTACGGAGTAGTACGTAACCCCACACACGTTGACCAATGGTATTCTTGTATTCCCATCTTACCAAATAATCTTATCGGTTTTCATGTTAATTTCAGT
Proteins encoded in this region:
- the LOC139863565 gene encoding uncharacterized protein, whose amino-acid sequence is MCTISLNIRGIGQTGKISWLKRICNKEKPTILGLQETKCGQTGDNTIESFWGNSDFKFVQKDSVGASGGILTMWDTNIFSFNYAIEGEFFLAIRGTWAGHDSEIAFINVYGPHSSSKKLRLWNELSSLINSLNIPHIVFGDFNEVRNKTERMNTDCNQHWADNFNNFINNSGLIDLPLGGKRFTRICEKTMKFSKLDRFLVSDGIFTIWPNTSSKTLDRDLSDHCPIILRNNLLDSGPKPIRVFDTWLDLKDADIVIERAWSIPTTGNRPDCIFRNKLKNVKMELKKHSIQLDNIDSQIRDHISECNNWEQTAETRPLSESEKQKWIDEKMQQTVAIIKSSPKYSPIALQRSSIKS